The Episyrphus balteatus chromosome 4, idEpiBalt1.1, whole genome shotgun sequence genome includes a window with the following:
- the LOC129920173 gene encoding integrator complex subunit 3 homolog isoform X2 translates to MSQSPTEMNDLLESWGLSELKSKFKANYIVLQALEYLTEADIIELIPKIGQRAIFRGKLNQWRQEKSSSASTTSPSTSTAPPPTPAVPQINVPEPKKIKIEPGLEVKSMAQLQQPFEVKSMAQLQQPFEPQMPPLLPMPSLQPNGAPKINPSLPMVTPRPRARRINKKNNIQNNNQNNNQNNNQNNNQNNTPTIQSRVQQFFIGSSSPPTTTTTATPTSTGTGIGTGICRLPIPPSPNHPSNGPRLTLVNPISSPSMFYNIPSQLECRRFPNTIIRSVGPAPTPTLPTTQVHSPVPTTPIQVIKSDNLSTTPNTMQFRVPTSEPNFNADLTPFATSIIRVETNCETQYPSKGSPSPQNPITKLKRTTIIQKLKADNKISPTQQGPRVSKPLIMPKPLLKLQKAPTRVAKAAPVVSKSIEVPKPKPFLIPKIEPLDEEEHKDEDKETMDWNDFCEARKKSGKLPSVDIQPEPEPEPEPEPEPQPEPEQEELEFDPESNPEVEEFTLADAVEIPDHIKDELLDSDTNSHSDHDQDKADGIDKHELLKEMPSPKDSQDSLDTQYTQDTQDSKGDLQRLDIRKILMTSKSGRQVIKRYVAEEILDNPRRKLLTDTIAQYCFDNKIHITPTFCKDIAEEIIEIFPNERMEDYFVRKGKKLRPPIYVKFHAIRREFSRQKAAEVAETYLANKSTNSKNKESKRKSSSASSSSSKKEKEMEYDDDDNLIIS, encoded by the exons ATGTCTCAAAGTCCAA cCGAAATGAACGATCTTCTCGAATCATGGGGTCTATCTGAACTCAAATCCAAGTTTAAAg CAAACTATATAGTTCTCCAAGCCTTGGAATACCTTACCGAAGCCGATATCATagaattaattccaaaaatcggTCAACGGGCTATATTTCGAGGTAAATTAAATCAAtggcgacaggaaaaatcatcCTCAGCATCAACAACATCACCATCAACATCAACAGCACCACCACCAACTCCTGCCGTTCCCCAAATAAATGTACCagagccaaaaaaaattaaaattgaacctGGGCTTGAGGTGAAATCTATGGCGCAGTTGCAACAACCGTTTGAGGTGAAATCTATGGCGCAATTACAACAACCGTTTGAGCCACAGATGCCACCACTACTACCAATGCCATCATTACAACCAAATGGGGCGCCTAAAATCAACCCAAGCCTACCTATGGTCACTCCAAGACCCAGAGCCAGGagaattaataagaaaaataatatccaaaataataaccaaaataataaccaaaataataaccaaaataataaccaaaataATACTCCTACCATTCAGTCAAGGgtacaacaattttttattgGCTCCTCATCAccgccaacaacaacaactacagcaacaccaacatcaacaggAACTGGAATTGGAACTGGTATTTGTCGTCTCCCAATTCCACCTTCTCCCAATCATCCTTCGAATGGTCCCCGATTGACTCTAGTCAATCCTATTAGTTCCCCCTCGATGTTTTACAATATTCCATCACAACTTGAATGCCGACGTTTTCCAAACACCATCATCCGATCTGTAGGCCCTGCTCCTACTCCTACTCTTCCAACTACCCAAGTTCATTCACCAGTTCCAACAACTCCAATTCAAGTTATTAAATCAGACAATTTAAGTACTACACCGAATACTATGCAATTTCGTGTGCCAACGAGTGAACCAAACTTTAATGCTGATCTTACACCATTTGCTACATCTATTATCCGAGTCGAAACTAATTGTGAAACACAATATCCAAGCAAGGGATCACCATCACCACAAAATCCAATAACAAAGTTAAAGAGGACTACAATTATTCAAAAGCTCAAGGCTGATAATAAGATTTCACCTACACAACAAGGACCAAGGGTGTCAAAACCTTTAATAATGCCCAAACCACTACTAAAACTTCAGAAAGCACCTACGAGAGTTGCTAAAGCTGCTCCGGTTGTTTCGAAATCTATAGAAGTACCAAAACCAAAACcgtttttaattccaaaaattgaACCACTCGATGAAGAAGAGCACAAAGATGAAGATAAAGAAACAATGGATTGGAATGATTTTTGTGAAGCTCGTAAAAAATCGGGAAAACTTCCTTCCGTGGATATACAACCAGAACCAGAACCGGAGCCAGAGCCGGAGCCGGAGCCACAACCCGAACCAGAACAAGAAGAATTAGAATTTGATCCAGAATCAAATCCAGAAGTTGAAGAGTTTACATTGGCAGATGCTGTCGAGATACCAGATCATATCAAAGATGAACTCTTGGACTCTGACACTAATTCTCATTCGGATCATGATCAAGATAAAGCTGATGGCATTGACAAGCATGAACTTTTGAAGGAAATGCCATCTCCTAAAGATTCACAAGATTCTCTTGATACTCAATATACCCAAGATACCCAGGATTCCAAGGGAGATCTCCAAAGACTT GAcattcgaaaaattttaatgacCAGCAAGTCTGGCCGTCAAGTGATTAAGCGATATGTTGCTGAAGAGATTTTAGATAACCCGAGAAGGAAACTTCTTACTGACACAATCGCTCAGTattgttttgataataaaaTTCATATCACACCGACTTTCTGTAAGGACATTGCTGAGGAGATTATTGAAATTTTCCCAAATGAACGAATG gagGATTATTTCGTACGAAAGGGTAAAAAACTACGACCACCAATATATGTCAAATTCCATGCTATTCGAAGGGAATTTAGTCGCCAAAAAGCTGCAGAAGTAGCAGAAACATATTTAGCAAATAAATCaacaaactcaaaaaataaagaaagtaaaagaaaatcatcatcagcatcatcatcatcatcgaaaaaagaaaaagaaatggaatatgatgatgatgataatttaataataagttag
- the LOC129920173 gene encoding histone-lysine N-methyltransferase, H3 lysine-79 specific-like isoform X1 yields MSQSPNDIDMAVYPNTPDDIPPSFIALNENTLELGSYKNLWFEKPFKLMLNLVKQHLPNIENTPVNIEEKRKLWKFIKEQLDAAGYHFSILQIQKKYQSIEKYYRKIPKDQPIISIGGYYPEPEKETNTQNTKQPRGSKNSTTKPDDKYAEMNDLLESWGLSELKSKFKANYIVLQALEYLTEADIIELIPKIGQRAIFRGKLNQWRQEKSSSASTTSPSTSTAPPPTPAVPQINVPEPKKIKIEPGLEVKSMAQLQQPFEVKSMAQLQQPFEPQMPPLLPMPSLQPNGAPKINPSLPMVTPRPRARRINKKNNIQNNNQNNNQNNNQNNNQNNTPTIQSRVQQFFIGSSSPPTTTTTATPTSTGTGIGTGICRLPIPPSPNHPSNGPRLTLVNPISSPSMFYNIPSQLECRRFPNTIIRSVGPAPTPTLPTTQVHSPVPTTPIQVIKSDNLSTTPNTMQFRVPTSEPNFNADLTPFATSIIRVETNCETQYPSKGSPSPQNPITKLKRTTIIQKLKADNKISPTQQGPRVSKPLIMPKPLLKLQKAPTRVAKAAPVVSKSIEVPKPKPFLIPKIEPLDEEEHKDEDKETMDWNDFCEARKKSGKLPSVDIQPEPEPEPEPEPEPQPEPEQEELEFDPESNPEVEEFTLADAVEIPDHIKDELLDSDTNSHSDHDQDKADGIDKHELLKEMPSPKDSQDSLDTQYTQDTQDSKGDLQRLDIRKILMTSKSGRQVIKRYVAEEILDNPRRKLLTDTIAQYCFDNKIHITPTFCKDIAEEIIEIFPNERMEDYFVRKGKKLRPPIYVKFHAIRREFSRQKAAEVAETYLANKSTNSKNKESKRKSSSASSSSSKKEKEMEYDDDDNLIIS; encoded by the exons ATGTCTCAAAGTCCAA ATGATATCGATATGGCAGTCTATCCAAACACCCCAGATGACATCCCTCCATCCTTCATAGCCTTAAATGAAAACACCTTAGAATTAGGATCATATAAAAATCTATGGTTTGAAAAACCATTCAAATTAATGCTCAACCTTGTTAAACAACATCTTCCAAATATTGAAAATACTCCAGTAAATATtgaagagaaaagaaaattatgGAAATTTATTAAGGAACAACTAGATGCAGCTGGTTATCATTTTAGTATTTtacaaattcaaaagaaatatCAATCGATTGAGAAATATTATAGAAAAATTCCAAAGGATCAACCAATAAT TTCAATTGGTGGATACTACCCAGAGCCAGAAAAAGAAACCAatacacaaaatacaaaacaaccAAGGGGTAGCAAAAATTCGACTACCAAACCGGATGATAAATATG cCGAAATGAACGATCTTCTCGAATCATGGGGTCTATCTGAACTCAAATCCAAGTTTAAAg CAAACTATATAGTTCTCCAAGCCTTGGAATACCTTACCGAAGCCGATATCATagaattaattccaaaaatcggTCAACGGGCTATATTTCGAGGTAAATTAAATCAAtggcgacaggaaaaatcatcCTCAGCATCAACAACATCACCATCAACATCAACAGCACCACCACCAACTCCTGCCGTTCCCCAAATAAATGTACCagagccaaaaaaaattaaaattgaacctGGGCTTGAGGTGAAATCTATGGCGCAGTTGCAACAACCGTTTGAGGTGAAATCTATGGCGCAATTACAACAACCGTTTGAGCCACAGATGCCACCACTACTACCAATGCCATCATTACAACCAAATGGGGCGCCTAAAATCAACCCAAGCCTACCTATGGTCACTCCAAGACCCAGAGCCAGGagaattaataagaaaaataatatccaaaataataaccaaaataataaccaaaataataaccaaaataataaccaaaataATACTCCTACCATTCAGTCAAGGgtacaacaattttttattgGCTCCTCATCAccgccaacaacaacaactacagcaacaccaacatcaacaggAACTGGAATTGGAACTGGTATTTGTCGTCTCCCAATTCCACCTTCTCCCAATCATCCTTCGAATGGTCCCCGATTGACTCTAGTCAATCCTATTAGTTCCCCCTCGATGTTTTACAATATTCCATCACAACTTGAATGCCGACGTTTTCCAAACACCATCATCCGATCTGTAGGCCCTGCTCCTACTCCTACTCTTCCAACTACCCAAGTTCATTCACCAGTTCCAACAACTCCAATTCAAGTTATTAAATCAGACAATTTAAGTACTACACCGAATACTATGCAATTTCGTGTGCCAACGAGTGAACCAAACTTTAATGCTGATCTTACACCATTTGCTACATCTATTATCCGAGTCGAAACTAATTGTGAAACACAATATCCAAGCAAGGGATCACCATCACCACAAAATCCAATAACAAAGTTAAAGAGGACTACAATTATTCAAAAGCTCAAGGCTGATAATAAGATTTCACCTACACAACAAGGACCAAGGGTGTCAAAACCTTTAATAATGCCCAAACCACTACTAAAACTTCAGAAAGCACCTACGAGAGTTGCTAAAGCTGCTCCGGTTGTTTCGAAATCTATAGAAGTACCAAAACCAAAACcgtttttaattccaaaaattgaACCACTCGATGAAGAAGAGCACAAAGATGAAGATAAAGAAACAATGGATTGGAATGATTTTTGTGAAGCTCGTAAAAAATCGGGAAAACTTCCTTCCGTGGATATACAACCAGAACCAGAACCGGAGCCAGAGCCGGAGCCGGAGCCACAACCCGAACCAGAACAAGAAGAATTAGAATTTGATCCAGAATCAAATCCAGAAGTTGAAGAGTTTACATTGGCAGATGCTGTCGAGATACCAGATCATATCAAAGATGAACTCTTGGACTCTGACACTAATTCTCATTCGGATCATGATCAAGATAAAGCTGATGGCATTGACAAGCATGAACTTTTGAAGGAAATGCCATCTCCTAAAGATTCACAAGATTCTCTTGATACTCAATATACCCAAGATACCCAGGATTCCAAGGGAGATCTCCAAAGACTT GAcattcgaaaaattttaatgacCAGCAAGTCTGGCCGTCAAGTGATTAAGCGATATGTTGCTGAAGAGATTTTAGATAACCCGAGAAGGAAACTTCTTACTGACACAATCGCTCAGTattgttttgataataaaaTTCATATCACACCGACTTTCTGTAAGGACATTGCTGAGGAGATTATTGAAATTTTCCCAAATGAACGAATG gagGATTATTTCGTACGAAAGGGTAAAAAACTACGACCACCAATATATGTCAAATTCCATGCTATTCGAAGGGAATTTAGTCGCCAAAAAGCTGCAGAAGTAGCAGAAACATATTTAGCAAATAAATCaacaaactcaaaaaataaagaaagtaaaagaaaatcatcatcagcatcatcatcatcatcgaaaaaagaaaaagaaatggaatatgatgatgatgataatttaataataagttag